The following are encoded in a window of Dictyostelium discoideum AX4 chromosome 6 chromosome, whole genome shotgun sequence genomic DNA:
- a CDS encoding carboxylesterase, type B family protein produces MSKLLNIIFILILTISFINCQEIINISNGPIRGNSFDSHKEFLGIGFAQPPVDQLRWKSPLAPSPWSDVYDATYERLPCAQICNLPPELCTNTSTEDCLYLNVFTPNIDFSTIQEPLPVMFFIAGGRFEMGSGSGELYNGTKMVNSSNIVFVSINYRLGIFGMLQTDTISGNLAFEDQLLALKWVQQNIKAFGGDPNQVTVFGESAGGTSCALHLTSPASAGLFSKIIIESNPWSLPIKTIDEAKDLAKIFAKDLGCDINDNACLYSKNQEELLLAMNISQNHFNVLAPLLTFLPWTPVVDGVLITDQPLALIQKGDYNKVPIIVGTVRNEALVFVAGIALDISKIEYIGGLIDIFGLSHEIKIYELYKPFINGSNFMDTLGVVGTDYIFVCPVRNAAMYLSTNSDFPVYTYQFQHVSSFNPYGNGYDYCADQVCHGLELPYVFGNAGQYTFSAQEQILSTNMQNYWTNFAVNGNPNIGNPVNIQWTQYSKSSDDMLTLDTPSYMQSNYLKNYCDYWDSLGYQVGW; encoded by the exons ATGTCAAaactattaaatattatttttattttaattttaacaatttcatttattaattgtcaagaaattattaatatttcaaatggtCCAATTAGAg gtaattcatttgattcacataaagaatttttagGAATTGGTTTCGCACAACCACCAGTCGATCAACTTCGTTGGAAATCACCATTAGCACCATCACCATGGTCTGATGTTTATGATGCAACCTATGAAAGATTACCTTGTGCacaaatttgtaatttacCACCAGAACTTTGCACAAATACATCAACAGAAGattgtttatatttaaatgtttttacACCAAATATTGATTTCTCAACAATTCAAGAACCATTACCAGTTATGTTTTTCATTGCTGGAGGAAg aTTTGAAATGGGAAGTGGATCAGGAGAGCTTTATAATGGAACTAAAATGGTAAATTCATcaaatattgtttttgttaGTATAAATTATAGATTAGGTATTTTTGGTATGCTTCAAACTGATACAATTTCAGGAAATTTAGCATTCGAAGATCAATTATTAGCATTGAAATGGGTTCAACAAAATATTAAAGCATTTGGTGGTGATCCTAATCAAGTTACAGTTTTTGGTGAAAGTGCAGGTGGTACAAGTTGCGCACTTCATTTAACATCACCAGCTTCTGCTGGtttattttcaaagattATCATTGAATCAAATCCATGGTCTTTACCAATCAAAACAATTGATGAAGCTAAAGATTTGGCTAAAATTTTCGCCAAAGATTTAGGTTGtgatattaatgataatgctTGTCTTTACTCTAAAAATCAAGAAGAACTTTTACTTGCAATGAATATTAgtcaaaatcattttaatgtTTTGGCACCACTTTTAACTTTTCTTCCATGGACTCCAGTTGTtg atgGAGTTTTAATTACTGATCAACCATTAGCACTTATTCAAAAAGGTGATTATAATAAAGTACCAATTATTGTTGGTACAGTTCGTAATGAAGCATTGGTTTTTGTTGCTGGT attgcaTTAGATATTAgtaaaattgaatatattGGTGGATTAATTGATATATTCGGACTTTCTCATGAAATAAAGATATATGAATTATATAAACCATTTATCAATGGTTCAAACTTTATGGATACACTTGGAGTAGTTGGTACTGATTATATTTTTGTTTGTCCAGTTAGAAATGCTGCAATGTATTTATCAACCAATTCAGATTTTCCGGTTTATACTTATCAATTCCAACATGTTTCAAGTTTTAATCCATACGGTAATGGTTATGATTATTGTGCTGATCAAGTTTGTCatg gACTTGAATTACCATATGTTTTTGGTAATGCTGGACAATATACATTTAGTGCACAAGAAcaaattttatcaacaaaTATGCAAAATTATTGGACAAATTTTGCTGTAAATGGAAATCCAAACATTGGTAATCCAGTTAATATCCAATGGACTCAATATAGTAAATCAAGTGATGATATGTTAACTTTAGACACACCAAGTTATATgcaatcaaattatttaaaaaattattgtgaTTATTGGGATTCTTTGGGTTATCAAGTTGGTTggtaa
- the abpF gene encoding hypothetical protein — translation MTVSNNKKFEENYVLASDIEEKEKLLGTLIGGSPQYFYYNVIHLLNVDPTLSDSKNREKYQKLMKDWSPESKPIPVTPYGGNNNYESTQQYKSVDLRQKLLSFRQDNVNPSALANNVNDMFEELRYLLSLTFSYTQTTHQTSPTTETTTTPSSSSSSSHDDKSESTLDESLVNKKTVIESIINQYPYKVDYISPNSFEYVLNNFTLPESAEKSIVQKLKYPIVPNDKLQQLLSHHKGSFGSLKIHENLTLEQMEKHIEKNPEHLDSAYVKLYLEKLLPTNELHDWETLKPVQEQFYQSASKFVSNLPTSLNTFKLLIYHHYIKFQISDNKYDQSIIEKYFQLPRDTYYYVEPDRLKSNPQLSKFNDSFNGLKSVSQDDDEKLISFLLKKLFLKENSIKSYQSYFRPNYLNLILAESKLLSNDSSPEKWIEMIDNHTKVQELKDRVDIEFLPTNREYYHPDDDVVIECAIKNVNTLLVKVFEISTFNYYKSENKKIDSNINLDGLIASQELSFDYSEQAPIEKVEKKFDFPNLKGKRGIFVIEFIGNGKSSRSMIQKGDLHFIVETSPIGQVIKIIDQDSIKVQKSSVYIDGNAYNSNDDGDIKIPFSSSTSQKSIILMAKIGDSDVFASLKKFTHQSEHYSLSGGIFVENSSLLQNEKAPIVVRVKLFLGDTQISNNYLEEPSLTITSSDNSESPVVNSKEIKPFALFDNKESVYQYKVQEGLNSLTVRFEAKVRALSRNNNQETLSFESTFQVNTINQTDQISEFYLERCLAKDGCSLGYQLCHLGKGGDPFSHLDVSMDFQHWLTSERIYTTLKTDKNGKIHLGSLADIEQLNVNGSYATFNFPIKRQQQFTYPSQINIKLGETIRLPYLGNEKSVSHSQINFFQLGGVDDRNFVVHDLLKKSVTIENKNELLINGLGVGRYLLILAGSIQSSNTVEILIDVVDGQFREGYLVGPSRIVSYNESNVKSLFFDTNIDTKHNQLQVKFKNHSPSTRVHVFSSYFEPTNSLNSSLSLSRGTSQSYQEYSVKPKSLYFNGRSLGDEVNYILNRKTSKKLLPGNSLKKPSLLVQPWSIGKTTNSTNTLKQASKYNESEVKDEKSMRNRQVEKRRVSSTNRSPFLEFLSHPSILLLNLEPSSTDGIVNIDLSQLVEAGSTIHIHAVDNDSIFTKEIVISDPSSSSSINHFKDTKLVRPLDSSLHYKEEKLITTVEPNSPFEILNVNSSKYTVYDSLDKVLSLMKTLNKSYLQDFSFIAEWESLSFEKKKEKFSKFTCHELNFFIYKKDKEFFDQVVLPLVQTKGYKTFIDHYLCADRKKLEIFVIDSNRFNTLNALEMVLLGELFPEHSDSISNLLKQKVGFSPISPSQYDTNFKIALNQLDTDIESLKSGDDDLYDDGSNLEPMSVGGGGGFGYNNNSNNNNNTTNSNSFGDAKRAPMKKKMVNKESTSLMMDCAAPMMMMASAPCPAPGAVPMAALRSARLASASPAPPAPITRAYEAAQIYQPIEKTEELAETYYYKQLNPHSSLIPVNEFWLDYANHIKSQSKTPFVSKYIAFISSSFAESMMALSVLDFPFTVKDNTTQVRPKNGKLSMKPTTPIVVFHQELVSGSIEKQSDILVTQHFFDPQNQFTYIDGEQEELYINDQFLVSKVYGAMVVIANLSSKQKKLDALLEIPKGSIAVGPSPFVTRSKSVNLSAYSTTRLQYYFYFPEAGKFPHFPAHVSEKQNIIANVTPFTFSVVLKPSIVNHLSWEYIANQGTLESILEYLSKNNLYRVDFYHLYHRYTDKKVWDKVIELLKKLKFYESITWSFSIHHKNFVYLKDYLSEQIHSLSMKSIDAPSIYVDPFENNFIKFLEYSPLVNSRTHQIGDERKILNNKLSNQYYEFCSLLSLKLNPSDTELLSLAYYLLLQDRFDESIKIMKRIGKHPVSIPKLISSSTTTDSKSTHSSVISSSSSSNLSTTTDSSKDKKKLEKEEKQREKERKQKEKEDKKREKEELKKKEKEEKKKKEEEKKLKKKSGSEATSPSVDPATPTTTTTTEATTTTTTTTATSQESIKPEKIASDDEHDDHHHDEHDEEDDDDEPLIDMSEFNQPSCLPEMKVQYDYLLSYLDFFNPNPTVAAENSKKYENYPVQRWNSLFKDLRNKVDQVSNKDSVEIDYEKEIDRERRQNKMASNEPTFDISSESNRTISVNYSNLVDITVSYYVMDIEHLFSTNPFVQQELGHFLYVTPNKKESFLLKDKSGTFNFKIPNEFANSNVVIDVVSAQIHHNITVYSNNLAVYITEKVGQLRVVHKQKSQPISKTYIKVYSKNKNGSVEFFKDGYTDIAGYFDYSTVSSLDISNVSKLSILVLSNQYGAVIKEAKPPGF, via the exons ATGAcagtttcaaataataaaaaatttgaagaaAATTATGTATTAGCAAGTGATATtgaagagaaagagaaattatTGGGAACATTGATAGGTGGTAGTCCACAATATTTCTATTATAAtgttattcatttattaaatgttgaTCCAACATTATCCGACAGTAAAAATAGAGAAAAGTATCAAAAGTTAATGAAAGATTGGTCACCAGAATCAAAACCAATACCAGTAACACCATATGGAGGAAATAACAATTACGAATCCACTCAACAATATAAATCAGTTGATCTTAgacaaaaattattatcttttagaCAAGATAATGTAAATCCATCAGCATTAGCAAATAATGTAAATGACATGTTTGAAGAATTAAGATACCTCCTTAGTTTAACATTTTCATATACTCAAACTACTCATCAAACTTCACCAACCACagaaacaacaactacaccttcatcatcatcatcatcatcacatgACGATAAATCAGAATCAACATTAGATGAATCacttgtaaataaaaaaacagtaATTGAAAGTATTATCAATCAGTATCCATACAAGGTTGATTATATTTCACCAAATTCATTCGAATatgtattaaataatttcacaTTACCAGAATCTGCCGAGAAATCGATTgtacaaaaattaaagtacCCAATTGTaccaaatgataaattacaACAATTGTTAAGTCATCATAAGGGTTCATTTGGTTCTTTGAAAATTCATGAAAATTTAACATTGGAACAAATGGAGAAACACATTGAAAAGAATCCAGAGCATTTAGATTCAGCCTATGTTAAACTTTATTTAGAGAAATTATTACCAACCAATGAATTACATGATTGGGAAACTCTTAAACCAGTACAAGaacaattttatcaatcTGCTTCAAAATTTGTTTCAAATCTTCCAACATCTTTAAACACCttcaaattattaatctatcatcattatattaaattccaaatttctgataataaatatgatcaatcaataattgaaaaatattttcaattaccaAGAGATACATATTATTATGTTGAACCAGATagattaaaatcaaatccacaattatcaaaatttaatgattcttTTAATGGTTTAAAATCTGTATCacaagatgatgatgaaaaatta atttcatttttattaaaaaaattatttttaaaagaaaatagtaTTAAATCATATCAAAGTTATTTTAGaccaaattatttaaatttaatattagcagagagtaaattattatcaaatgatagTTCACCAGAGAAATGGATTGAAATGATTGATAATCATACAAAGGTACAAGAGTTGAAAGATCGTGTTGATATTGAATTCTTACCAACCAATAGAGAATATTATCATCCAGATGATGATGTAGTCATTGAATGTGcaattaaaaatgtaaatactCTTTTGGTAAaagtatttgaaatttcaacattcaattattataagAGTGAAAATAAGAAAATCGATTCAAATATTAACTTGGATGGTTTAATTGCAAGTCAAGAGTTGTCATTTGATTATTCAGAGCAAGCACCAATTGAAAAGGTTGAAAAGAAATTCGATTTTCCAAATCTTAAAGGAAAGAGAGGTATTTTCGTAATTGAATTCATTGGTAATGGTAAGAGTAGTAGATCAATGATTCAAAAGGGTGACCTTCATTTCATTGTTGAAACCTCACCAATTGGTCAAgtcattaaaatcattgatCAAGATTCAATCAAAGTTCAAAAGAGTTCAGTTTACATCGATGGAAATGCCTACAATAgcaatgatgatggtgatattaaaataCCATTCTCTTCATCTACCTCACAAAAGAGTATCATTCTAATGGCAAAGATTGGTGATTCCGATGTATTTGCTTCATTAAAGAAATTCACTCATCAATCGGAACATTACTCTTTAAGTGGTGGTATTTTCGTTGAAAACTCAAGTTTACTTCAAAATGAAAAGGCTCCAATCGTTGTAAGAGTTAAATTGTTCTTGGGTGATACTCAAATCTCAAACAATTATCTCGAGGAACCATCTCTCACCATTACAAGTTCTGATAATTCTGAATCACCAGTTGTAAACTCAAAGGAAATTAAACCATTTGCTCTATTCGATAATAAAGAATCTGTATATCAATATAAAGTTCAAGAAGGTTTAAATAGTTTGACTGTTCGTTTCGAAGCTAAAGTTCGTGCTCTTAgtagaaataataatcaagagACTCTTTCATTTGAATCCACTTTCCAAGTTAATACTATCAATCAAACTGATCAAATCTCTGAATTCTATTTAGAACGTTGTCTAGCTAAAGATGGGTGTTCATTAGGTTATCAACTTTGTCATCTTGGTAAAGGTGGTGATCCATTCTCTCATTTGGATGTCTCAATGGATTTCCAACATTGGTTAACCTCTGAAAGAATTTATACCACTTTGAAAACCgataaaaatggtaaaattcATTTAGGTTCTTTGGCTGATATCGAACAATTAAATGTAAATGGTTCCTATGCAACCTTTAATTTCCCAATTAAAAGACAACAACAATTCACTTATCCATCTCAAATTAACATTAAATTGGGTGAAACCATTCGTTTACCATATCTTGGTAATGAAAAATCAGTTTCACATTCACAAATCAACTTTTTCCAATTGGGTGGTGTTGATGATAGAAATTTCGTTGTTCATGACCTTTTAAAGAAATCTgtaacaattgaaaataaaaatgaattactTATCAATGGTTTAGGTGTTGGTAgatatttattgattttagcAGGTTCAATTCAATCAAGTAATACAGTTGagattttaattgatgttgTCGATGGTCAATTTAGAGAAGGTTATTTAGTTGGTCCATCAAGAATTGTTTCATACAATGAATCAAATGTAAAATCTTTATTCTTTGATACAAACATTGATACTAAACATAATCAACTTCAAGTTAAATTTAAGAATCATAGCCCTTCAACTAGAGTTCACGTTTTTTCAAGTTACTTTGAACCaacaaattctttaaattcaagTTTATCTTTATCACGTGGTACTTCTCAATCTTATCAAGAATATAGCGTTAAACCAAAATCATTATATTTCAATGGTAGATCATTAGGTGATGAAGTTAATTACattttaaatagaaaaacTAGTAAAAAACTATTACCTGGTAATTCATTAAAGAAACCAAGTCTATTGGTTCAACCATGGTCAATTGGTAAAACTACAAACTCTACAAACACACTCAAACAAGCAAGTAAATACAATGAATCTGAAGTAAAGGATGAAAAATCAATGAGAAATAGACAAGTTGAAAAGAGAAGAGTTTCTTCAACAAATCGTTCACCATTTTTAGAGTTTCTTTCACATCCATcaattttacttttaaatCTTGAACCATCATCAACTGATGGTATAGTAAATATTGATCTCTCTCAATTAGTAGAAGCTGGTTCAACAATTCATATCCATGCCGTTGATAATGATTCTATCTTTACAAAAGAGATTGTTATTTCTgatccatcatcatcatcatcgatTAATCATTTCAAAGATACTAAATTAGTTAGACCATTGGATTCATCTTTACATTATAAAGAAGAGAAATTAATTACAACTGTTGAACCAAATTCACCATTTGAAATCTTAAATGTAAACTCTTCAAAATATACAGTATACGATAGTTTAGATAAAGTTTTATCTTTAATGAAAACTTTGAATAAGAGTTATCTTCAAGATTTTTCTTTCATTGCAGAATGggaatcattatcatttgaaaagaAGAAAGAGAAATTCTCAAAGTTCACTTGCCATGAATTAAACTTTTTCATCTATAAAAAGGATAAGGAATTCTTTGATCAAGTTGTATTACCATTGGTTCAAACTAAAGGTTATAAAACATTCATTGATCATTATTTATGTGCCGATAGAAAGAAATTGGAAATATTTGTTATCGATTCAAATAGATTCAACACTTTAAATGCTTTGGAAATGGTTTTATTAGGTGAGCTATTCCCAGAACATTcagattcaatttcaaatcttTTGAAACAAAAAGTTGGCTTCTCTCCAATTTCACCATCTCAATATGATACAAATTTCAAGATCGctttaaatcaattagatACTGATATTGAAAGTTTAAAgagtggtgatgatgatctTTATGATGATGGTAGTAATTTAGAACCAATGAGTGttggaggtggtggtggtttcggctacaataacaatagcaacaataacaataatactaCTAATAGCAATTCTTTTGGTGATGCTAAGAGAGCTccaatgaaaaagaaaatggtaAATAAAGAATCAACAAGTTTAATGATGGATTGTGCTGCaccaatgatgatgatggctTCAGCACCTTGTCCAGCACCTGGAGCAGTTCCAATGGCAGCATTGAGATCAGCCAGATTGGCATCAGCATCACCAGCACCACCAGCTCCAATTACTCGTGCCTATGAAGCAGCACAAATCTATcaaccaattgaaaaaactGAAGAATTAGCAGAAACTTACTATTATAAACAATTGAATCCACATTCGTCATTGATTCCAGTCAATGAATTTTGGTTAGACTATGCAAATCATATCAAGAGCCAAAGCAAAACACCATTTGTTAGTAAATACATTGCATTCATTAGTTCATCATTTGCTGAATCAATGATGGCTCTTTCAGTATTGGATTTCCCATTCACTGTAAAGGATAATACCACTCAAGTTAGACCAAAGAATGGAAAATTATCAATGAAACCAACTACACCAATCGTTGTTTTCCATCAAGAGTTGGTATCTGGAAGCATTGAAAAACAATCTGATATTTTGGTAACTCAACATTTCTTTGATCCACAAAATCAATTCACCTATATAGATGGTGAACAAGAGGAACTCTATATCAATGACCAATTCCTTGTCTCAAAGGTTTATGGTGCAATGGTTGTAATTGCAAATCTTTCttcaaaacaaaagaaattggATGCCCTTTTAGAGATTCCAAAGGGTTCAATTGCTGTTGGTCCATCACCATTTGTAACACGTTCTAAATCTGTTAATCTATCTGCATATAGTACCACTCGTTTAcaatattatttctatttccCAGAAGCTGGTAAATTCCCACATTTCCCTGCTCACGTTTCAGAGaaacaaaatattattgCCAATGTTACACCATTCACCTTTAGTGTAGTTTTAAAACCATCTATTGTCAATCATTTATCATGGGAATACATTGCAAATCAAGGTACATTGGAATCAATCTTGGAATATTTATCAAAGAACAATTTGTATCGTGTTGATTTCTATCATCTCTATCATAGATATACCGATAAGAAAGTTTGGGATAAAGTAATTGAACtcttaaagaaattgaaattctATGAATCTATCACTTGGTCATTCTCTATTCATCATAAGAATTTCGTTTACTTGAAAGATTACCTCTCTGAACAAATTCATTCCTTATCAATGAAATCAATCGATGCACCATCCATTTATGTTGATCCATTTGAAAATAACTTCATCAAATTCTTGGAATACTCTCCATTGGTTAATTCAAGAACTCATCAAATTGGTGATGAAAGAAAGAttcttaataataaattatcaaatcaatATTATGAATTCTGTAGTTTACtttcattgaaattaaatccaTCCGATACTGAATTACTTTCTTTAgcttattatttattacttcAAGATAGATttgatgaatcaattaaaattatgaaGAGAATTGGTAAACATCCAGTTTCAattccaaaattaatttcttcttcaaCCACTACTGATTCAAAATCAACTCATTCATCAgtaatttcttcttcttcctcttcaaatttatcaaccACTACTGATAGttcaaaagataaaaagaaacttgaaaaagaagaaaaacaaagagaaaaagaaagaaaacaaaaagaaaaagaagataaaaagagagaaaaagaagaattaaagaaaaaagaaaaagaagaaaagaaaaagaaagaagaagaaaagaaattgaaaaagaaatctgGTTCTGAAGCAACTTCTCCATCAGTTGATCCAGCTactccaacaacaacaacaacaaccgaagctactactaccactactactaccactgcAACCTCtcaagaatcaattaaaccaGAGAAAATTGCAAGTGACGATGAACATGATGATCATCATCATGATGAacatgatgaagaagatgatgacgatgaacCATTAATTGATATGTCAGAATTTAATCAACCAAGTTGTTTACCAGAAATGAAAGTTCAATATGATTACTTATTATCCTATTTAGACTTCTTTAATCCAAATCCAACAGTTGCTGCAGAGAATAGCAAGAAATATGAAAACTATCCAGTTCAACGTTggaattcattatttaaagatttaagaAACAAAGTTGATCAAGTTTCCAATAAAGATTCCGTTGAAATTGattatgaaaaagaaattgatagAGAAAGAAGACAAAATAAAATGGCCTCAAATGAACCAACTTTTGATATTTCCTCTGAATCAAATAGAACAATCTCTGTCAACTATAGTAATTTGGTTGATATTACCGTTAGTTACTATGTAATGGATATTGAACATCTTTTCTCAACCAATCCATTCGTTCAACAAGAATTGGGTCACTTCCTTTATGTTACTCCAAATAAGAAGGAATCATTCTTACTCAAAGATAAATCTGGTACCTTTAACTTTAAGATTCCAAATGAATTTGCCAATAGCAATGTTGTTATTGATGTAGTTTCAGCTCAAATTCATCACAATATTACCGTTTACTCCAATAATCTTGCCGTATATATCACTGAAAAGGTTGGTCAACTCAGAGTTGTTCATAAACAAAAATCTCAACCAATCTCAAAGACCTATATCAAAGTTTAtagtaaaaacaaaaatggtTCAGTTGAATTCTTTAAAGATGGTTACACAGATATTGCTGGTTACTTTGATTATTCAACAGTTTCATCTTTAGATATTTCAAATGTttctaaattatcaattcttGTTCTTAGTAATCAATATGGTGCTGTAATCAAAGAAGCTAAACCACCAggtttttaa